One genomic segment of Danio aesculapii chromosome 15, fDanAes4.1, whole genome shotgun sequence includes these proteins:
- the txndc17 gene encoding thioredoxin domain-containing protein 17 encodes MTKYEEVAVHGYEEFCKAVSDRKGKEIFAYFSGDKDEQGKSWCPDCVKAEPVVRAELPHLPEGTVFIYCQVGDRPYWKDSNNDFKKTLKLTGVPTLLRYGTPQKLVEEECFKADLVRMMFTED; translated from the exons ATGACTAAATACGAAGAGGTTGCCGTTCATGGCTACGAGGAGTTTTGTAAAGCCGTGTCTGACAGAAAAGGGAAGGAGATTTTCGCTTATTTTTCTGGAGATAAAGACGAGCAGGGCAAGAGCTGGTGCCCGGACTGCGTGAAAG CAGAGCCAGTGGTCAGAGCAGAGCTGCCTCATCTGCCAGAGGGAACTGTCTTCATTTACTGCCAAGTTGGAGACAGACCTTA CTGGAAGGACTCAAATAATGACTTTAAGAAGACTCTAAAGCTGACTGGAGTACCCACACTCCTGCGCTACGGGACG CCTCAGAAGCTGGTTGAAGAGGAGTGTTTCAAAGCAGATCTGGTTCGGATGATGTTCACTGAGGATTAA